In Gemmatimonadales bacterium, the following are encoded in one genomic region:
- a CDS encoding globin family protein: MTPEQQALVRESWARFAPAVRDAGAQFYDRLFELDPEARRLFASTDMALQEVKLMRMFDGIVHSLDRPADLVSEVAALGRRHTHYGVKDADYPSVGAALLWTLEQGLGEAFTAEVREAWSEAYLLVATVMRRAAAREHSAG; encoded by the coding sequence ATGACACCCGAGCAGCAGGCACTCGTTCGTGAGAGCTGGGCCCGGTTCGCGCCGGCGGTGCGAGACGCCGGCGCGCAATTCTACGATCGGCTATTCGAGCTCGATCCCGAGGCGCGCCGGCTCTTCGCGAGCACCGATATGGCGTTGCAGGAAGTCAAGCTGATGCGGATGTTCGATGGCATCGTCCATTCCCTGGACCGGCCGGCCGATCTGGTCTCCGAAGTGGCCGCGCTCGGCCGGCGGCATACCCACTACGGCGTGAAGGATGCCGACTATCCCTCGGTTGGCGCTGCGCTGCTCTGGACTCTCGAGCAGGGACTGGGCGAGGCGTTCACCGCCGAGGTGCGGGAGGCGTGGAGCGAGGCATATTTGCTGGTCGCGACGGTCATGCGGCGCGCGGCCGCCCGGGAGCACAGCGCCGGATAG